The following proteins come from a genomic window of Natronosalvus vescus:
- a CDS encoding CARDB domain-containing protein, whose protein sequence is MIEFGLGRRDVLRSGLFGTVAAASGLIGTAAGATGNESVGGAGMDVTLIPADGDFGFNYPYYLYAPAVDDAFNRPLLVEPNNTGTATDDFDVHRESAERLIEYGTPRRIGDELRVPVLVPVFPRPSSDPVSWRHYVHALDTETMQIDSGDLERVDEQLLRMVQHAKELLSVQSYPVAEDIIMNGFSASGTFVNRFTALHPDRVRSVTAGGINGTAILPLEEAEGQTLNYHIGIADLESLTGEAFDRDQWQAVDQLVYMGGDDENDTIPYDDAWNPTQRDIALEVYGEHMQNDRMPYCKSVYEDSGATGRVEVYPNIGHRPVTEELIAFHRKHVVPHFVSFAEPPAIGKETVTVLARAQDDQEYELRVFSDERGELTDSTHGFDPAVDDRVHVELATPLADDEMVIVELFEAGRTNRNAALTSESAAVHGRVEFVETPAAGDETVRITYDLSSGYSVRDQAMLRLETEQGGAVVLAEVDPGTSETVTLPLEADENGIPLEQGQEVTATIVDDDPQGLDPVATDTITIGTPNEPALSIDVDAERAVVAGDAVTVEIAVRVIGGDADDLTNLPIDCAVDGDVVDTVTVSPSVGETETVSLNVPTDGYDRDELTVSATWGETTDEETVILATPPTEGDGTDADPYRITTGTELAYVDFEPSAHFDLAEDIDLSGFERFVRIGSLREPFSGTFDGHNHEVTGLHLEESVDQFEGIGLFGNVMWGTIRNLHLVDVHVTGDDFVGALVGMAESPTEISRVTVSGTVVGEDNVGGIIGGTTTGEDGEDVVISEAASHANVQGERKVGGIMGQSSGDRITNSYASGVVSGRGDVAGVLGLNVFGGIVSTSYASATLEGDGGGVVANNSDGSVTDSYWDVDTTGVGTSDGGSTALNTDEMTGEDAISTLDGFDFEETWAVTDEYPVLAWEHAFSIQQLSELDTLVAGDTAQVTATVINTGPTPIEEVIEFQFAGEAVERRPVALAADESTTLEFETDTDGLETGVYDYRIVTDAIDHTASVTLVDEDTPVFELNEVAFPESVEENTEAPVSVTIRNRGVAGEQDVVATITDEAGDTVLTDQLVESSLENGERLERTVTLDTAGLSIGEYELTVETDDDSHTRSFQVQAATDSNSDSSSDDSTTGDDDNEIGDDDSTTEDGGAVTGDDHEVDDQSPGFGIAGALAGLAGAGYWLRERVSTDANQENDP, encoded by the coding sequence ATGATTGAGTTTGGGCTCGGCCGCCGAGACGTGTTACGGTCGGGACTTTTTGGAACCGTCGCCGCGGCCAGCGGGCTGATTGGAACGGCCGCCGGTGCCACCGGCAACGAATCGGTTGGTGGTGCGGGAATGGACGTCACCTTGATTCCGGCTGATGGCGATTTCGGGTTCAACTATCCGTACTACCTGTACGCGCCAGCGGTCGACGATGCGTTCAACCGACCCCTCCTCGTAGAGCCGAACAACACGGGAACGGCCACGGACGACTTCGATGTCCACCGTGAGTCTGCCGAGCGATTGATCGAGTACGGGACACCCAGACGGATCGGTGACGAGCTTCGGGTTCCGGTTCTCGTTCCGGTGTTTCCGCGACCGTCCTCGGATCCGGTCAGTTGGCGACACTACGTCCACGCCCTCGATACCGAGACGATGCAGATCGACTCCGGCGATCTCGAGCGTGTGGACGAACAGCTCCTGCGGATGGTTCAACACGCGAAGGAACTCCTGTCGGTACAGTCCTATCCTGTCGCCGAGGACATCATCATGAACGGATTTTCGGCGTCGGGAACCTTCGTCAATCGGTTCACCGCCCTCCATCCCGACCGCGTGCGGTCGGTTACCGCCGGAGGCATCAACGGCACCGCCATCTTGCCTCTCGAGGAGGCAGAGGGCCAAACTCTGAACTACCACATCGGCATCGCCGACCTCGAGTCACTCACCGGGGAAGCATTCGACCGTGACCAGTGGCAAGCGGTCGACCAACTGGTCTATATGGGTGGGGACGACGAGAACGATACGATCCCCTACGACGATGCCTGGAACCCGACCCAGCGCGATATCGCTCTCGAGGTCTATGGTGAGCACATGCAAAATGACCGGATGCCCTACTGCAAATCGGTCTACGAGGACTCCGGGGCAACCGGTCGAGTCGAGGTGTACCCCAATATCGGCCACCGTCCCGTCACCGAGGAACTCATCGCATTTCACCGGAAACATGTCGTCCCCCACTTCGTCTCGTTTGCCGAGCCGCCGGCAATCGGGAAGGAGACGGTGACCGTTCTCGCACGAGCCCAGGACGACCAGGAGTACGAACTGCGTGTCTTCAGCGACGAACGCGGTGAACTCACCGACTCGACACACGGATTTGATCCCGCTGTGGACGACCGTGTGCACGTCGAACTGGCAACGCCGCTCGCTGATGACGAAATGGTGATAGTCGAGTTGTTCGAAGCCGGGCGTACCAATCGCAATGCGGCGCTCACATCAGAATCGGCCGCCGTCCATGGGCGAGTGGAGTTCGTCGAGACGCCGGCTGCCGGCGATGAGACGGTGAGGATAACGTACGATCTCTCGTCAGGGTATTCGGTTCGCGATCAGGCAATGCTCCGCCTCGAGACCGAACAGGGCGGAGCGGTCGTGCTGGCAGAGGTCGATCCAGGCACCAGCGAGACGGTCACCCTCCCACTCGAGGCAGATGAAAATGGGATCCCACTCGAGCAGGGACAGGAGGTGACGGCGACAATCGTTGACGACGATCCACAGGGCCTCGACCCAGTGGCAACCGATACGATAACGATCGGCACGCCAAACGAGCCGGCGCTGTCGATCGACGTTGACGCCGAGCGGGCGGTCGTAGCCGGTGACGCAGTCACCGTTGAGATCGCTGTGCGGGTGATCGGGGGTGATGCGGATGACTTGACCAATCTTCCGATCGACTGTGCAGTCGACGGCGATGTCGTCGACACGGTGACGGTCTCACCATCGGTCGGCGAGACGGAAACGGTCTCTCTCAACGTCCCCACCGACGGATACGACCGAGACGAACTGACGGTCAGCGCCACGTGGGGAGAAACAACCGATGAAGAGACGGTGATCCTGGCCACACCCCCCACCGAGGGGGATGGCACGGACGCCGATCCGTATCGAATCACCACCGGAACGGAACTCGCGTACGTCGACTTCGAGCCATCAGCCCACTTCGATCTCGCCGAGGATATCGACCTCTCCGGGTTCGAGCGGTTCGTTCGAATCGGAAGTCTTCGAGAGCCGTTTTCGGGAACATTCGATGGTCACAATCACGAGGTCACGGGTCTGCACCTCGAGGAGTCCGTCGATCAGTTCGAAGGGATCGGCCTGTTCGGCAACGTCATGTGGGGAACGATCAGGAACCTTCACCTCGTGGACGTGCACGTGACCGGTGACGATTTCGTCGGTGCGCTAGTGGGGATGGCTGAAAGCCCCACAGAGATTTCTCGCGTTACCGTCTCGGGAACCGTCGTCGGCGAGGACAACGTCGGGGGGATCATTGGCGGCACGACAACCGGCGAGGACGGCGAAGACGTCGTCATCTCTGAGGCCGCCTCACACGCGAACGTACAGGGAGAACGGAAGGTCGGGGGAATCATGGGCCAATCCTCCGGCGACCGCATTACGAACTCCTATGCGAGCGGTGTGGTGAGCGGACGTGGCGACGTTGCCGGCGTGCTCGGACTCAACGTCTTCGGCGGGATTGTAAGCACGTCCTACGCCAGTGCCACGCTCGAGGGTGATGGGGGCGGGGTCGTCGCGAATAACTCGGACGGTAGCGTCACCGACTCCTACTGGGACGTCGACACGACAGGGGTGGGGACTTCGGACGGCGGTAGCACAGCGCTGAACACCGATGAGATGACCGGTGAAGATGCTATCTCTACCCTGGATGGGTTCGACTTCGAGGAAACGTGGGCGGTGACCGACGAGTATCCGGTACTTGCATGGGAGCATGCCTTCTCGATTCAGCAGCTATCCGAGTTAGATACGCTCGTCGCTGGCGATACAGCCCAGGTTACCGCTACCGTGATTAACACGGGGCCAACGCCGATTGAGGAAGTCATCGAGTTTCAGTTCGCTGGCGAGGCCGTCGAGCGCCGACCAGTCGCGTTGGCTGCGGACGAGTCGACAACACTCGAGTTCGAGACCGACACCGATGGCCTCGAGACTGGCGTGTACGACTATAGGATCGTCACAGACGCGATCGATCACACTGCCAGCGTGACCCTCGTCGACGAGGACACGCCGGTGTTCGAACTCAACGAGGTCGCCTTCCCCGAGTCCGTCGAAGAGAACACTGAAGCACCGGTGTCGGTGACCATTCGTAATCGGGGAGTTGCGGGAGAGCAAGACGTTGTCGCAACGATCACCGACGAAGCAGGTGACACCGTGCTCACCGACCAGCTGGTTGAGTCGTCACTCGAAAACGGCGAGCGCCTCGAGCGGACAGTCACCCTCGACACGGCGGGACTTTCGATTGGGGAGTACGAACTCACCGTCGAGACGGACGACGATAGCCATACACGCTCATTCCAGGTTCAAGCCGCTACGGACTCCAATTCGGATAGCTCGTCCGACGACAGCACGACCGGGGATGACGACAACGAGATCGGAGATGACGACAGCACGACCGAGGATGGGGGCGCCGTGACTGGGGATGATCACGAGGTGGACGACCAATCACCCGGATTTGGAATTGCAGGCGCTCTCGCAGGACTCGCTGGCGCTGGCTACTGGCTTCGAGAACGGGTCAGTACGGATGCTAATCAGGAGAACGACCCATGA
- a CDS encoding hybrid sensor histidine kinase/response regulator yields MNVAAPVDLLLVEDDLEDALTVERLFAQYQGTNRGAYGGRLDGDVTVEHVDRLASALEALEERSPDVVLLDLMLPDSAGLDTVEAVVEHAPTVPIVVLTGQSEVDVGVEAIRRGAQDYLVKGTLSAELLVRTLRYAIERAHTQYELREQNHHLALLHHFVRTDVRTDASMIMGWSDHLEDRVDRADKPVIERLLEASRHLLDRTDAAAEFLDVLETREHDLEPTDLSLALERKIERVRHETDAEITFRLSGQNPEDEPVFVKATSMLEIAFKHLFENAVIHTDRETPRISVTTAVDDDRVRVAIADDGVGIPDGQKERLVDPTARFDDLSGMGMGLYIVTTLLEEFGADLEIEDNDPRGTIVTVAFDRSNPA; encoded by the coding sequence ATGAACGTGGCGGCTCCTGTCGACCTCCTCCTGGTCGAGGACGATCTCGAAGACGCCCTCACCGTCGAACGGTTGTTCGCGCAGTACCAGGGGACGAATCGTGGAGCCTACGGTGGCAGGCTTGACGGTGACGTGACGGTCGAACACGTGGATCGGCTGGCGAGCGCGCTCGAGGCGCTCGAAGAGAGATCACCGGACGTCGTGCTGCTTGATCTCATGCTTCCGGATAGCGCCGGACTCGACACCGTCGAGGCCGTGGTCGAGCACGCGCCGACGGTTCCGATCGTCGTCCTGACCGGACAGAGCGAAGTCGACGTCGGCGTCGAGGCGATCCGACGAGGTGCACAGGATTATCTCGTCAAAGGGACGCTCAGCGCGGAGTTGCTCGTTCGAACCCTCAGGTACGCGATCGAACGTGCCCACACCCAGTACGAACTCAGGGAGCAGAACCATCATCTCGCACTCTTGCACCACTTCGTCAGAACGGATGTTCGAACCGACGCGAGTATGATTATGGGCTGGAGCGATCACCTGGAGGATCGGGTCGACCGCGCCGACAAACCTGTCATCGAACGCCTGCTCGAAGCGAGCCGGCATCTGCTCGATCGAACTGACGCCGCGGCAGAGTTCCTGGACGTACTCGAGACGCGCGAGCACGACCTCGAACCGACCGATCTATCGTTGGCGTTGGAGCGAAAGATAGAGCGCGTGCGACACGAGACCGACGCCGAAATCACCTTCAGGCTATCAGGCCAGAACCCAGAAGACGAACCGGTCTTCGTCAAAGCCACCTCGATGCTCGAGATCGCGTTCAAACACCTCTTCGAGAACGCGGTGATCCACACCGATCGCGAGACGCCACGAATCTCCGTGACCACTGCGGTAGACGACGATCGTGTCCGAGTGGCCATTGCTGACGACGGGGTCGGCATTCCGGACGGTCAAAAAGAACGGCTCGTCGATCCGACGGCTAGATTCGATGACCTTTCCGGCATGGGTATGGGTCTCTACATCGTGACTACCCTCCTCGAGGAGTTCGGCGCTGACCTCGAGATCGAGGATAACGATCCTCGTGGAACGATCGTCACGGTGGCGTTCGATCGCTCGAACCCGGCATGA
- a CDS encoding winged helix-turn-helix transcriptional regulator, with protein sequence MDHSEVGVSREHATTLTVLSLLSKKWHPVVVLTLMDDDSLGFNELLEAIPNISGNMLSKTLDELCEVDLIERRVVNESPLRVEYELTTAGADMEMIFDASVAWAQTHLEPSTPTILFVDGDRRVTEMYQEWLNDRYITLRAHNIDELESLVDPAVDVVLVDEGVPGVDPTDLTSIVGSTCRTIVFVDDRPGVDVYEVDADDIRRKPIVQSTAVDAIESQLHRREEDAAERERSALSAKRSILESCFSPVQLDADERYAELCERLDGLEESH encoded by the coding sequence ATGGATCATTCTGAGGTCGGTGTATCACGGGAGCACGCCACGACCCTCACGGTTCTCTCGCTGCTCTCGAAGAAGTGGCACCCGGTTGTCGTTCTTACGCTTATGGACGACGATTCCCTCGGATTCAACGAACTCCTCGAAGCGATACCGAACATTTCGGGTAACATGCTCTCGAAAACGCTCGATGAACTCTGTGAGGTTGATCTCATCGAACGACGGGTCGTAAACGAGTCCCCTCTTCGGGTCGAGTACGAGCTCACTACCGCGGGGGCCGACATGGAGATGATCTTCGATGCGAGCGTTGCGTGGGCACAAACCCACCTCGAACCGTCGACGCCGACGATCCTCTTTGTCGACGGAGACCGACGAGTGACGGAGATGTATCAGGAGTGGCTAAACGACCGTTACATCACGTTGCGAGCGCACAACATCGACGAACTCGAGTCGCTTGTCGACCCTGCCGTCGACGTCGTGCTGGTAGACGAAGGAGTTCCCGGCGTCGACCCGACCGATCTCACGAGTATTGTAGGGAGTACCTGCCGAACGATCGTCTTCGTGGACGATCGGCCCGGGGTCGATGTATACGAGGTGGACGCCGACGACATTCGACGGAAACCGATCGTGCAATCGACCGCCGTCGACGCCATTGAATCTCAACTCCATAGACGGGAGGAGGACGCGGCCGAGCGTGAACGATCGGCTCTGTCAGCAAAACGGTCGATCCTTGAATCGTGCTTCTCGCCCGTTCAACTCGACGCCGACGAGCGATACGCCGAGTTGTGCGAGCGTCTCGACGGGCTCGAGGAATCCCACTGA
- a CDS encoding histidine kinase N-terminal 7TM domain-containing protein: protein MVLEEFHFRVAYLIAAAGVLFLLRRPLRYPNRPGSKWFAVTIVATSLWLCCVGLYYFVHSLTGSLILYTTVQFVITICFISWFLVAVEFATGRRPARSLILFLAALAVIHFVVLWTNFFWVHDLAYRSNAWVDNTGGIRIAGGPLYWVHIVSMYVLVFISTTLYVSQWASSSGLRRRQAAILAMTPAVGVGANLLLLLDVGLLGFDPTPIGVIVGVVLMGWALYRTEFLDVTPVARQTVVERMADAVVIIDDRNRVVDWNRAALELFDVDDPVAGMAPETFFHAVSSETLEVVVETKRAEAEIAFERNGRRRHASVSIDPVEGDTFEPLGRVIVARDVTGIKRREQQLIKQNEYLDEFAGIVSHDMQGPLMQIRVNTDLARKTEDVSRLDLVFEATDRMRHLLEDLLDLARTGHQIDDLEPVDLADLATNAWSRVWTPDAELVVETDDTVLADPDRLQQLLENIFRNSVEHGSVDDRPQVGDRSLAMDQPSAGDRFATGMGVDMKEDGMAGSDDGDPTADGMCVRIGSLADGFFVEDDGTGIQPELRLRIFDRGYSTSEDGTGLGLSIVSHIAGAHGWAVCATEGAHGGARFEITGVDTVERATPTNRN from the coding sequence ATGGTTCTCGAGGAGTTCCATTTCCGAGTCGCATACCTTATCGCTGCGGCGGGTGTCTTGTTCTTGCTCCGACGGCCGTTGCGCTACCCCAATCGACCCGGAAGCAAGTGGTTCGCGGTAACGATCGTCGCGACCTCGCTCTGGCTCTGCTGCGTAGGTCTCTACTACTTTGTTCACAGCTTGACTGGCTCGTTGATCCTGTACACTACCGTCCAGTTTGTGATTACAATTTGTTTCATCAGCTGGTTTCTCGTCGCCGTCGAGTTCGCGACGGGTCGACGCCCGGCCAGGTCACTCATCCTCTTTCTCGCTGCACTCGCGGTCATCCACTTCGTCGTGCTCTGGACCAACTTCTTCTGGGTACACGACCTGGCGTACCGGTCTAACGCGTGGGTCGATAACACTGGGGGCATCCGAATTGCCGGCGGGCCGCTGTACTGGGTTCATATCGTTTCCATGTACGTGCTCGTGTTCATCTCGACGACGCTCTATGTCTCGCAATGGGCGAGTTCCAGCGGCCTTCGTCGCCGACAGGCAGCCATTCTGGCGATGACCCCAGCCGTTGGAGTAGGCGCAAATCTGCTGTTACTGCTCGACGTCGGCCTCCTCGGGTTCGACCCAACGCCGATCGGCGTTATCGTCGGCGTTGTACTCATGGGGTGGGCGCTGTACCGGACGGAGTTCCTTGACGTCACCCCAGTTGCAAGGCAAACGGTCGTTGAGCGGATGGCCGATGCCGTCGTTATTATCGACGATCGGAACCGAGTCGTGGACTGGAACCGGGCTGCACTCGAGCTCTTCGACGTCGATGACCCGGTTGCCGGGATGGCACCCGAGACGTTCTTCCACGCCGTGTCGTCTGAAACCCTCGAGGTGGTCGTAGAAACGAAGCGAGCCGAAGCTGAGATTGCCTTCGAACGGAACGGACGACGACGGCACGCTTCGGTGTCGATCGATCCCGTCGAGGGCGATACGTTCGAACCGCTCGGCCGAGTGATCGTCGCTCGTGATGTCACGGGGATCAAGCGACGCGAACAACAGCTCATCAAGCAAAACGAATATCTCGACGAGTTCGCCGGCATCGTCTCACACGATATGCAGGGGCCGTTGATGCAGATTCGCGTGAACACGGATCTCGCTCGGAAAACAGAGGACGTCTCGAGGCTCGACCTCGTGTTCGAAGCGACTGACCGGATGCGTCACCTCCTCGAAGACTTGCTCGACCTCGCACGGACGGGTCACCAAATCGACGACCTCGAGCCGGTCGACCTCGCGGATCTGGCCACTAACGCCTGGAGTCGCGTGTGGACTCCGGATGCCGAGCTTGTCGTCGAGACTGACGACACCGTACTCGCGGATCCCGATCGGTTACAACAGTTACTTGAGAACATCTTTCGAAACAGCGTCGAACACGGCTCTGTGGACGATCGGCCGCAAGTAGGGGATCGGTCACTGGCGATGGATCAGCCCAGCGCAGGCGACCGATTCGCGACGGGAATGGGGGTGGATATGAAGGAGGATGGCATGGCCGGTTCGGACGACGGTGACCCCACGGCTGACGGGATGTGTGTCCGCATCGGATCGCTCGCTGACGGGTTTTTCGTCGAGGACGATGGGACAGGGATCCAGCCGGAACTACGTTTACGCATCTTCGACCGCGGGTACTCAACCTCCGAAGACGGAACAGGGCTGGGCCTCAGCATTGTCAGTCACATCGCCGGCGCACATGGATGGGCGGTCTGTGCCACGGAGGGTGCGCATGGCGGCGCTCGCTTCGAGATAACTGGCGTCGACACCGTAGAGAGAGCAACGCCAACCAACCGAAATTGA